Part of the Pieris brassicae chromosome 5, ilPieBrab1.1, whole genome shotgun sequence genome is shown below.
GGCGACTGACAAATATCACCTAGCAATGCTTGTgcaactaatattataaagagggaATAcatgattgtttgtttgcattgaataaaaaaagcaataaaaaaccGGAAACTTACACAAAATGACAATATACACACATGAGTGATGTACTAtagttttatagaaaacatCAATATCATAGTAAAAGTCCAAGATAccaaatgttaatatttaaacatattaaagaTGCAAAGATACTAAAGATTAATCTCTAAAGTAATCCAAAcgagttaaataatattaaaaattcgtaagaagaaatttatttactctATACGAGTCGCGCATTATAGAGTTTCTATTAAAGCTTTTCTATATAGGTTAATATGATTGACATAAGTTTTACGATAGGTGGGGTGTTGAATATTCATAACATGATGAAGAAAGATGTTGATCTCCAATCTGCATATATGTTGATGGATATTTGTACTGACGTTGGTAAAGCTACCTTAATGAACCCTGCTGTCCAGAAATTACTAAGGGATCGAAGTCAGAAATTTGACCTCATAATAACTGAATGGTTATTCCAGGAATTCCGATTTTTATTAAGCCCTaaagaaacttaaatttaaaattgctcTTTCCAATTCCtgctaattttttaaatatgaatacgTTACTTTAGTTTTGCCGCAGTCTTTGATTGTCCTTACATATGGTTCTCGTCTCTCGAGCCTCATTGGATGGTTTTGAGACTGATTGATGAAATGCCGAATCCTGCTTTTGTATCAGATAGCTCATCGAATAATGCTCCACCCCTGTCTTTCAAAGAGAGAATAGAAGAACTTATTAGCCAATTACACTGACTGTggttgtattatttgtaagtattttatttaaaattcgaatttgTCATGGAACCATTGATTGCAGAATTTCAATGACAGGCGCTTAGTGTGTTATCTatgtaaatttactttatttactatttacatGTTACTAAGGCGTAAAATCTTTAGGGCACTTTTGTAAGTAAATTAAGGCATCATAGATATTAGTATATTGGTATAAGGAAAACTTCTTAAATTACACTTGCACATTAGAGTGACGACAATATTTCAGATACATTGAACCAAGAGAAAACCAATATTATGAGACTTATCTGGTACCTCATATACGTAACAAGAGTAAACCCGTGCCCTCTCTCAGTGAGTTGAAAATAAATGCATCACTTATGTTGGGCAATTCTCATGTCTCCCTCGGTAGTGCTACCAGGTTGCCACAGAATTATATACCAATTGGAGGATATCACATAGAAAATGATGTGAAACCGCTGCCTAAAGTACGTAGATGTAAAGCAATCAAAGTCATAGGcgttcaaaatttaatttacctatTGAAGGTAAAACTTaaaggtataaaaataataatataaaagtggttttttaaaaaggaaattcGACACATTCGGCAATagattctttttaataatttgaaattgaatattGCCTTCGTTTTTCTATCTGTGTATACACTTTACTTCAATTCTTTATTCCAGGATCTACAAATGATAATGGATAGTGCAGATCACGGTGTGATATATTTTAGCATGGGGTCTAACTTGAGAAGCGAGGACCTCCCTGAAAGTGTGACAAGAGGAATTCTGGAAGTGTTCGGTGGACTCAAGCAGACTGTCATATGGAAGTTTGAGAAAGATTTACCTAATCGGCCTAAGAATGTTCATATCGTACACTGGGCGCCACAGCAAAGTATTCtgggtaaaaactaaaacgttAAAACAGCTCTTACTAATTTTGGTCACTCGATATTGATAACGTATTTAATGCGCTTTTTATGTGTCATTTACACATAAGCAGGTTTTCTGTAAatcttgaataatttaatatttattgaacgaAATTGTTTTAGCGCATCCCAAAATTTTGTTCTTCATTTCTCATGGTGGTCTTCTATCAACGACGGAAGCTGTCCACTTTGCAGTTCCTATGATCTGTATACCTGCTATGGTGGACCAATTTGCCAATGTGAACAGAGCTGTAAGAAAGGGATTCGCAATTAAAGTAGACCTTTCTTTTACTATGGATAAAGATTTGGAAATAGCCATTCATACAATGTTAAGTAACCCCAAGTAGGTATTACGTTCTTATAATTATGTCTACTTAATTTTTCAAGGCCATAAAAACTATTGTgatgtaaaaaaaaaggatattgaaatattatttattccttgaattaataatgtaaataaaacaaaagatgaTGAATGGTGATGTATTCACTTGAACCGTAATGTCTAGCAAACTTTTCATTACAGATATACAGTAAAAGCCAAAGAACTATCATTTGTGTACCACCATAGACCTTTACCGCCTGGTGATGAGATCCTGCATTGGGTGGATCACGTAGTAACGACGAATGGTGCGGTACATCTCAGATCTCCTGCACTGGACATGCCCTGGTACCAGAAGTTATACATCGACTTACTTGCTGTTGTCCTAGTATTTTTTACagcattaatatttatcataaagagagtttgtttagttttagttaaaggaaagaaaactaaaacaaattaaataatgacaaCTGTAATACAACATTGGGAATTTGTTtcgttaaaaaaaaccaggcgtatacttatgtacacgcgttagaagttatacttctttggcgtaacaagataaaaatctatactacgtaaaaaaatgtatacctactacgtaaaaaaatgtatactacgtttgtagaaaaaacgacactaacaatagaaaaaaggtatttaatacattaaaagttgtattataac
Proteins encoded:
- the LOC123709266 gene encoding UDP-glucosyltransferase 2-like isoform X1 — protein: MLGNSHVSLGSATRLPQNYIPIGGYHIENDVKPLPKDLQMIMDSADHGVIYFSMGSNLRSEDLPESVTRGILEVFGGLKQTVIWKFEKDLPNRPKNVHIVHWAPQQSILAHPKILFFISHGGLLSTTEAVHFAVPMICIPAMVDQFANVNRAVRKGFAIKVDLSFTMDKDLEIAIHTMLSNPKYTVKAKELSFVYHHRPLPPGDEILHWVDHVVTTNGAVHLRSPALDMPWYQKLYIDLLAVVLVFFTALIFIIKRVCLVLVKGKKTKTN
- the LOC123709266 gene encoding UDP-glucosyltransferase 2-like isoform X2; protein product: MIMDSADHGVIYFSMGSNLRSEDLPESVTRGILEVFGGLKQTVIWKFEKDLPNRPKNVHIVHWAPQQSILAHPKILFFISHGGLLSTTEAVHFAVPMICIPAMVDQFANVNRAVRKGFAIKVDLSFTMDKDLEIAIHTMLSNPKYTVKAKELSFVYHHRPLPPGDEILHWVDHVVTTNGAVHLRSPALDMPWYQKLYIDLLAVVLVFFTALIFIIKRVCLVLVKGKKTKTN